A DNA window from Parabacteroides johnsonii DSM 18315 contains the following coding sequences:
- a CDS encoding class I SAM-dependent methyltransferase: MAEPRDVFAKLKNMLSDKGRILIRVPLCDSYAWRKYNTDWWQLDAPRHFYLHTVKSISLLSAEFGLQIENIYYDSHEYQFIGSQMYRSENKVISRRDMGYYKGMAALLNVISDGDQACFVLKKK; this comes from the coding sequence ATGGCAGAACCGAGGGATGTATTTGCAAAATTGAAAAACATGTTATCCGATAAGGGTAGGATTTTGATTCGGGTTCCTTTATGCGATTCATATGCTTGGCGTAAATATAATACGGATTGGTGGCAGTTAGATGCTCCTCGGCATTTTTATTTGCATACAGTAAAAAGTATATCATTGTTGTCTGCTGAATTTGGTTTGCAAATAGAAAATATTTATTATGACTCCCATGAATATCAATTCATAGGTTCTCAGATGTATCGAAGTGAAAATAAAGTGATTTCTCGTAGGGATATGGGATACTATAAGGGAATGGCTGCATTATTGAATGTGATTTCGGATGGTGATCAGGCTTGTTTTGTCTTAAAAAAGAAGTAA
- a CDS encoding glycosyltransferase, producing the protein MNVIEKISVVMCTYNGEKYIRQQLDSILQQTYPIHEIIINDDISTDKTVDIIKEYMIRHDNIHLFVNSKRLGAHPNFMVALEKASGNYIAISDQDDIWELTKIEKQIACIKGYTLCFSLSRAFGDGVEAYTECRVPNTNVFRLLFYPVIPGHAMLFERSVLSHIPKTDYVVYDLLLALAANLFGGIVACPEVLNLHRRHNSAFSYSMPKNYNKSIFNVFNYICSGITGYFQKRDKIRRHFSAMNYLLSAFDPNGQDELLKDALLFSQCMFKGSFSSILETSRICFKRRNEIFYAKTKDNTTLKIRALLWPLLCSEYY; encoded by the coding sequence ATGAATGTTATAGAGAAGATTTCGGTTGTCATGTGTACTTATAACGGTGAGAAGTATATTCGGCAGCAATTAGATTCTATTTTACAACAAACATACCCGATTCATGAGATCATTATTAATGATGATATATCAACAGACAAAACTGTTGATATAATAAAAGAGTATATGATTCGACATGATAATATTCATTTGTTTGTAAATTCTAAACGTTTAGGAGCACACCCTAACTTCATGGTTGCTCTTGAAAAAGCTTCAGGGAACTATATTGCAATATCTGATCAGGATGATATTTGGGAACTGACGAAGATTGAAAAACAAATAGCTTGCATAAAAGGCTATACTTTGTGTTTTTCCTTGAGTAGGGCTTTTGGTGACGGGGTGGAGGCTTATACTGAATGTCGTGTGCCTAATACAAATGTGTTTCGTTTGCTGTTTTATCCAGTTATTCCTGGCCATGCCATGTTGTTTGAAAGGTCTGTTTTGTCTCATATTCCCAAGACGGATTATGTAGTGTATGATCTCTTGCTGGCATTAGCAGCTAATCTCTTTGGGGGTATTGTGGCTTGTCCAGAAGTTTTGAATCTCCATCGGAGGCACAACAGTGCTTTTTCTTATTCGATGCCTAAAAATTACAATAAATCGATTTTTAATGTTTTCAATTATATATGTAGTGGAATAACAGGATATTTTCAAAAGAGAGATAAGATCAGAAGGCACTTTTCAGCAATGAATTATCTTTTATCTGCTTTTGATCCTAATGGACAGGATGAATTGTTAAAAGATGCGCTTTTATTTTCTCAATGTATGTTTAAAGGATCGTTTTCTTCGATACTGGAAACTAGTCGTATATGCTTCAAAAGGCGGAATGAAATATTTTATGCGAAGACTAAAGATAATACGACATTGAAAATAAGAGCTTTACTATGGCCATTACTTTGTAGTGAGTATTATTGA
- a CDS encoding aspartate aminotransferase family protein, with amino-acid sequence MNNEIGGYFGLELRKNDFFLHSDGILLNSGKNALRYIVESINDINHIWIPYYTCDIILKLIKELDIPHSFYSINEKLEISKDIFLSKGDYLLFTNYYGIKDSYIKDLFQKYRDQLIVDNAQAWYAKTLIGCKTFYSPRKYVGVPDGGIAFVNERIRIDRLEQDISYDRCKHLLKRYDLSANLGYMDFKQNDIDLSSAPMLRMSKLTYQILSSIDFRVIKNRRISNFELMHNALGRKNQLLIPEMNYSCPMVYPFLSQNNSLKQHLINHKIYVATYWPNVLEKCDKKSFDYRLADNLVAIPIDQRYGEEDMEYMINLICKYA; translated from the coding sequence ATGAATAACGAGATTGGTGGATATTTTGGTTTAGAACTGAGGAAAAATGATTTTTTTCTACATTCAGATGGTATATTGCTAAATAGTGGTAAAAATGCTTTAAGATATATCGTAGAATCAATTAATGACATTAACCATATTTGGATTCCATATTACACTTGTGATATAATCTTAAAACTTATTAAAGAATTAGATATTCCACATTCTTTTTATTCTATCAATGAAAAACTGGAAATAAGTAAAGATATATTCTTGTCAAAAGGAGACTATCTTCTGTTTACAAATTATTATGGGATTAAGGATTCTTATATTAAAGATTTATTTCAAAAATATAGAGATCAGTTGATTGTAGATAATGCGCAAGCATGGTATGCAAAAACATTGATAGGATGTAAAACTTTTTATAGTCCTCGTAAATATGTAGGTGTTCCAGATGGAGGGATAGCATTTGTAAATGAAAGAATTAGGATTGATCGATTAGAACAGGATATATCGTATGACAGATGTAAACATTTATTGAAGCGTTATGATTTAAGTGCTAATTTAGGGTATATGGATTTTAAACAGAATGATATTGATCTCTCTTCAGCTCCAATGCTGCGTATGTCTAAACTTACATATCAAATTTTATCATCAATAGATTTTAGGGTGATAAAGAACAGAAGGATTTCAAATTTTGAATTAATGCATAATGCGTTAGGTCGTAAGAATCAGTTGTTAATACCTGAAATGAATTACTCTTGTCCAATGGTTTATCCTTTTTTGTCGCAAAATAATTCTTTAAAACAACATTTGATAAATCATAAAATATATGTAGCAACGTATTGGCCAAATGTTCTTGAGAAATGTGACAAGAAGTCTTTTGATTATCGATTAGCCGATAATCTTGTTGCTATTCCCATTGATCAAAGATATGGAGAGGAGGATATGGAATATATGATCAATTTGATTTGTAAATATGCATAA
- a CDS encoding glycosyltransferase family protein → MKYAPIIISVYDRLDHLKKCIESLQKNELACYSELYVISDAAYKEEHIPLIDAVRTYINGITGFKKVYPVFRERNMGGNQSIRLAYQNILQIYDSFISLEDDIVVSSDFLQYMNTALEFYKNDERIFSICGFKAPFLLPKDYKGDVYFYPCNSPWGIATWKDRWESVNHDYFDRYSELKKDSEKYKAFTSIGFYIKGILQADSRKKIVAGDLRVYYHMFQHNMCSVFPVVSKTQNWGFDGTGEHCGNKEVWWAKPELDTRNQPTKFIPFNGYNEELLLNHRKFQDKINGGLIAKWLKYTWVHRLWKKIKKVLA, encoded by the coding sequence ATGAAATACGCACCAATTATAATAAGTGTTTATGATCGTTTGGATCATCTAAAAAAATGTATTGAGTCTTTACAAAAAAATGAGTTGGCTTGTTACAGTGAATTGTATGTGATTTCAGATGCAGCGTATAAGGAGGAACATATTCCTTTAATAGATGCAGTTCGAACCTATATTAATGGTATTACAGGATTTAAAAAAGTTTATCCTGTATTTCGAGAGAGAAATATGGGAGGAAATCAATCAATCCGCTTAGCATATCAAAATATACTTCAGATTTATGACTCTTTTATTTCACTTGAAGATGATATTGTTGTATCATCTGATTTTCTCCAATACATGAATACTGCGTTGGAGTTTTATAAAAATGATGAACGGATCTTTTCAATCTGTGGATTTAAAGCTCCCTTCCTTTTACCTAAAGATTATAAAGGAGACGTCTATTTTTATCCATGTAATTCTCCATGGGGAATTGCTACTTGGAAAGACCGTTGGGAATCGGTCAATCATGACTATTTTGATCGTTATTCTGAATTGAAAAAAGATTCTGAAAAATATAAAGCTTTCACTTCTATCGGTTTTTATATCAAAGGTATTTTGCAAGCTGATTCTCGGAAAAAAATTGTAGCTGGGGATTTACGTGTTTATTATCACATGTTCCAGCACAATATGTGTTCAGTCTTCCCAGTTGTCTCTAAAACTCAAAATTGGGGATTTGATGGAACAGGTGAACATTGTGGTAATAAGGAAGTTTGGTGGGCAAAACCTGAGTTGGATACGAGAAATCAGCCAACGAAGTTTATTCCATTTAATGGATATAATGAAGAACTACTTCTAAATCATCGAAAATTTCAAGATAAGATTAATGGTGGTCTAATTGCAAAATGGTTGAAATATACATGGGTACATAGACTTTGGAAAAAAATCAAGAAGGTATTGGCATAG
- a CDS encoding ATP-grasp domain-containing protein, whose translation MKKILMLGGSLYQVYAIKEAVRLGYYVISCDYLPNNPGHKYAHEYYNVSTTDKNAVLELAKRLQVDGIVAYASDPAAPTAAFVCEKLGLPTSPYRSVEILSKKDLFRQFLADNGFNVPKAQGFSSYEEALSAVDKFELPVMVKPVDSSGSKGINKMTDISQLKTFVDDALSYSRDKRFLIEEFIEKKGYQISGDAFSVDGKLVFHCFGNEYYSSKVSKNFAPLGECWPFLMDDSIVFRLHSDLQRLISLLGMKSTAYNVEAIVDKNDNIYILELGARSGGSLIPQITECTTGVNLVTYVIKAAMGEDCSDLHMELPKGCWSNYMVHANETGKYVDTVFEDSFKENNLVEFVTDIKKGDQVHKFRDAQDALGTLIVKYKDTEQMLDMICNMDNFVQVIVENNL comes from the coding sequence ATGAAAAAAATATTAATGCTTGGTGGTTCCCTCTATCAAGTATATGCAATAAAAGAGGCAGTCCGTTTAGGATATTATGTCATATCATGTGATTATCTGCCGAATAATCCGGGGCATAAATATGCACATGAATACTATAATGTTAGTACAACTGATAAAAATGCAGTTTTAGAATTAGCTAAAAGACTACAAGTGGATGGTATCGTTGCGTATGCCTCTGATCCGGCTGCGCCAACGGCTGCTTTTGTTTGTGAAAAGTTGGGATTACCGACAAGCCCATATAGATCTGTTGAAATCTTATCTAAAAAAGATCTGTTTAGACAGTTTTTAGCAGATAATGGCTTTAATGTTCCTAAAGCCCAAGGTTTTTCTTCTTACGAAGAGGCTTTGTCTGCAGTGGATAAATTTGAGTTGCCGGTTATGGTCAAACCTGTTGATTCTTCAGGGAGCAAAGGTATTAATAAAATGACAGATATATCCCAGTTGAAAACATTTGTGGATGATGCTTTAAGTTATTCTCGTGATAAACGTTTTTTAATTGAGGAGTTTATAGAGAAGAAAGGATATCAAATATCTGGGGATGCTTTTAGTGTTGATGGAAAATTAGTTTTTCATTGTTTTGGGAATGAATATTATAGTAGTAAAGTGAGTAAGAACTTTGCTCCTTTGGGAGAATGTTGGCCTTTTTTGATGGATGATTCAATCGTTTTTCGTTTGCATTCTGATTTGCAAAGATTGATATCTCTTTTAGGGATGAAATCTACAGCATATAATGTAGAAGCTATTGTTGATAAAAATGATAATATATACATATTGGAATTGGGGGCTCGAAGTGGAGGAAGTTTAATTCCTCAAATTACAGAATGCACGACGGGTGTAAATTTGGTAACTTATGTTATAAAGGCTGCTATGGGTGAAGATTGTAGCGATCTTCATATGGAGTTGCCAAAGGGGTGTTGGTCCAATTACATGGTTCATGCAAATGAGACAGGTAAATATGTAGATACTGTTTTTGAAGATAGTTTTAAGGAGAATAATTTGGTAGAATTTGTCACAGATATAAAAAAGGGAGATCAAGTTCATAAGTTTCGGGACGCACAAGATGCATTAGGAACTTTGATTGTTAAGTATAAGGATACGGAACAGATGCTTGACATGATTTGTAATATGGATAATTTTGTCCAGGTAATCGTAGAAAATAATTTATGA
- a CDS encoding LbetaH domain-containing protein: protein MHKKVVLIGGKGSCVDIAEEIEDARGRYGMDIEVLGFAFDDPAYRCGINDWPVLCGTHQAWSLYKDDPSVFFVFGMFRYDIAKERFALRDSYGIPLERFLTFIHPLAYVSRSAKIGLGSIILSCATIKNNVTLGSQNFINSGVNLDHDTVVGNDNFFAAHTCIGSGITIGNVNFFGLNSSVRTPVTIGSYNQIGMCANVLYDIGDNYVMIGNPAKPLVKE from the coding sequence ATGCATAAAAAAGTTGTATTGATAGGAGGCAAGGGGTCTTGTGTTGATATTGCTGAGGAAATTGAAGATGCTCGTGGCCGCTATGGTATGGATATAGAAGTTCTGGGATTTGCTTTTGATGATCCTGCATATAGATGTGGTATAAATGACTGGCCTGTATTATGTGGAACACATCAGGCTTGGTCTCTTTATAAAGATGATCCATCTGTTTTTTTTGTATTTGGTATGTTTCGCTATGATATTGCTAAAGAAAGGTTTGCGTTACGGGATAGTTATGGTATTCCCCTTGAACGTTTTTTAACTTTTATTCACCCATTAGCGTATGTGTCTCGAAGTGCAAAAATTGGTCTTGGATCAATTATTCTTTCTTGTGCAACAATAAAGAACAATGTTACGTTAGGTTCTCAAAACTTTATAAATTCAGGAGTTAATTTAGACCATGATACTGTTGTTGGTAATGATAATTTTTTTGCAGCTCATACATGTATAGGATCTGGCATAACTATTGGTAATGTTAATTTCTTCGGTTTAAATAGTAGTGTACGTACACCTGTGACAATAGGTTCTTATAATCAAATAGGTATGTGTGCAAATGTTCTTTATGATATTGGAGATAATTATGTTATGATAGGAAATCCGGCAAAACCATTAGTGAAGGAGTAG
- a CDS encoding pyridoxal phosphate-dependent aminotransferase codes for MYLSDIAQSIKPSLTRHLFNLAKTYDDVIDFTLGDPDIPPHQAIKDAGCRAIQEGKTRYSQNAGLLELREVISQCYKRKERIDYHPLDEIIVTVGAMEGLYLSLLSLLNPGDEVIIPAPYYVNYEQMVQMCHAKPIIVDNPDGEKLGFKVEDVENAITEKTKVIIINTPSNPSGKIIPVEKIEALATLAKQYDLVIISDEVYKCLIYADSKFKNIVEIEGMRERTILVNSLSKEFCMTGWRIGYVLAPAEVIAAMTKFQENVAACAPLPSQYAAIEALSGENDYSANMVNIFTKRRNILVDGINRIPKLSCEAPEATFYLMVDISETGMKSEEFAIALLKAVHVAVVPGITYGRSCDNYVRMAFTLGEDKIQEGIKRIQTFINQLPL; via the coding sequence ATGTATTTATCAGATATAGCGCAATCAATAAAGCCTTCTTTGACAAGACATTTATTTAATTTGGCAAAAACCTATGATGATGTTATAGATTTTACCTTAGGTGATCCGGATATTCCTCCTCATCAAGCTATAAAAGATGCAGGATGTAGAGCTATTCAAGAAGGGAAAACTCGTTATTCTCAGAATGCGGGATTATTAGAACTTCGTGAGGTGATTAGTCAATGTTACAAAAGGAAAGAGCGTATAGATTATCATCCTTTGGATGAGATAATAGTGACAGTGGGAGCAATGGAAGGCCTTTATCTTTCTTTGCTTTCTCTTTTAAATCCAGGAGATGAAGTAATAATACCAGCCCCTTATTATGTGAATTATGAGCAAATGGTGCAGATGTGCCATGCAAAACCGATTATAGTGGATAATCCTGACGGAGAAAAATTAGGGTTTAAGGTTGAAGATGTCGAGAATGCAATAACTGAGAAAACTAAAGTGATTATTATCAACACTCCATCCAATCCATCGGGAAAGATAATTCCTGTTGAGAAAATTGAAGCATTGGCTACTTTAGCTAAACAATATGATTTAGTCATCATTTCGGATGAGGTTTATAAGTGCTTGATTTATGCTGATTCTAAATTTAAAAATATTGTAGAGATAGAAGGTATGCGTGAAAGAACTATATTGGTAAATAGTCTTTCTAAAGAATTCTGTATGACAGGATGGCGTATAGGTTATGTTCTTGCTCCTGCAGAAGTAATTGCAGCTATGACAAAATTCCAAGAGAATGTAGCTGCTTGTGCACCCTTACCTTCCCAATATGCGGCTATTGAAGCATTAAGTGGAGAGAATGATTACTCTGCGAATATGGTAAATATTTTTACTAAACGTAGAAATATTCTTGTTGATGGTATAAATAGAATTCCAAAACTTTCTTGTGAGGCTCCTGAGGCTACTTTCTATTTAATGGTTGACATATCTGAGACAGGAATGAAGTCAGAAGAATTTGCGATTGCCTTATTAAAAGCAGTTCATGTAGCTGTTGTCCCTGGAATAACATATGGTAGAAGTTGTGACAATTATGTCCGGATGGCTTTTACTTTGGGGGAAGATAAAATTCAAGAAGGGATAAAAAGAATACAAACTTTTATAAACCAATTGCCTTTATGA
- a CDS encoding class I SAM-dependent methyltransferase: MDSKANKCRICGNDIDNREYTVRKNMFHIYDEFLYFKCANCGCLQIKEYPTNISKYYPSDYYSFSRKKKTLHQIIVDFLMKCSLSYRINRLNLIGLFAIRYNDYYKYQLPCFDKGKCDYSSKILDIGCGTGTLLMQLRGFGFSDLTGIDPSFLQISFILMV; the protein is encoded by the coding sequence ATGGATAGTAAAGCAAATAAGTGTAGAATCTGTGGTAATGATATTGATAATCGTGAGTATACTGTAAGGAAAAATATGTTTCATATTTATGATGAGTTTTTATATTTTAAATGTGCAAATTGTGGATGTTTACAAATAAAGGAATATCCAACGAATATATCGAAATATTATCCTTCAGACTATTATTCTTTTTCGAGGAAAAAGAAAACACTTCATCAGATAATTGTAGACTTTTTGATGAAGTGTTCATTATCTTACCGGATTAATAGACTAAACTTGATTGGTTTGTTTGCGATTAGATATAATGATTATTATAAATACCAACTACCTTGTTTTGATAAAGGAAAATGTGATTACTCCTCCAAAATATTGGATATAGGTTGCGGAACGGGTACTTTGTTGATGCAGTTAAGGGGATTTGGATTTTCTGATTTAACAGGGATAGATCCTTCATTTCTACAGATATCATTTATTCTAATGGTGTAA